The Deinococcus aestuarii nucleotide sequence GTGAGATACTGGATTCCCAACAGATTGTTTAACACGCCAAAGACCACCCAGGGACTGAGCACGAAAAGAACATTGGCAAATCGCCTGTAATCGGCACCAAATAACCACTCCACACCGCCCAGCTCTGTCGTTACGATCATCAGGGCGGCCAACACGATTGATAATGTCAGGAGAGGAAGACCAAACCGCCGGAGAACAGACAGGCCTTCTTGGTACGAGGCCGTGAAGCTGGCGCTCACACGCGGGTAGATAGTCTGAGTCACAGGCGTGAGCATGCTGGCGACCCCTTTGCCTACACGCTCCACTGCCGCATAACCTCCGGCGACTTGGGCTCCCGCCGTGGCGCCGAGCACCAGAATCCCCGAGTTGGTCAGGAGGGTGCTGAAAATCGCGGTCTGGAAAATAGGCCAGCCGTCCGACAATTCGGTCCGCATACCGGCCAGGGAAGGGCGGGCACCTCGGCGGGGAGTCAGTTGCCCCGCCCTCCACAGCGCGAGGCCAACAGGCAAAGCGGTCCCGAGTGTCTGCGCCCAGAGGGCCACACCTACGTCCTGAGCCGAGCGCACCAGCGCCAACGTCAGGGCAGCCGCACTCACCCTCGCCGACAGCACCACCACACTTACCAGCGTCATGCGTTGGTAGCCCTGAAAGAGCCACAGCGGAGTCAAAGCATTCCCCAGAACCAGGATCCCGAGAGCCAGGGCTATCGAGGGCGTCAGCTTCAGATAGGGAATAAAGCTCACGGCCAGACACATCCCCACGGTGGCGAGGAGCGCCAGGATTATCCGGGAGGACATCACATTCACGTACACGTCCTGCACCTCCTGACCCTGCTCCAACATCGCCGCTACCTTACGCGTCGCCGACAGTTGAAACCCATAGTCAGTCAGGACCAGCCCGTAGGTGGCAATCGTCTGAAGGGTCGCCAGCCGCCCATAACCAACGACACCCAGGGTGTTGGCCAGGAAGGGAAGGAGAAAAAGCGGTATGACATAATTGGCAATCTGGACGATGTAGAGGGCACCGGCATTGCGAGCAACGTCAGCGCTTCTGGGTTTGGCTCTCAATATGCACCCTTCCCCCGAATGACCACCCGCACCGTCTGGAGCAGGATCACCATATCCAGCCACGGGCTCCAGTTGGTGATGTAGAAGTGGTCCATCCCCACCCGTTCCTCGTAGCTCGTGTCGCTGCGGCCGTTGGCCTGCCAGTAGCCGGTCATGCCGGGCCGCACCTGCTTGTACACGGCGTAGATATCCCCGTACTTGCAGACCTCGGCCTGCACGATGGGGCGCGGTCCGACCAGACTCATGGTCCCCAGCAGCACGTTGGCGAGCTGCGGGAGCTCGTCGAGGCTGGTCTTGCGCAGGAAAGCACCCGCCCGGGTCACGCGCGGGTCGTCCTTGAGCTTGTGGGTCGCCTCGAATTCGGCGCGAAGGTCCGCGTCGGCGTCGAGCATCTCCCCCAGCCGGGCCTCGGCGTCCTGATGCATCGAGCGGAACTTGAAGCAGTCGAAGGACCGCCCGTCACGGCCCAGACGGCGGGCCCGGTAGACGATGGGGCCGGGGCTGTCGAGCCGGATGGCGAGCGCGATCAGCACCAGCGCGGGGAGGATCAACAGTCCCCCCACCCCGGCGCCAACGAGGTCCAGGGTCCGCTTGATGCCGCGCGCCTGGAGGCTGCGCAGGTTGTTGCGAATCTCCACGCTGGCGAGGCTGCCGATGTTGTGCGGCTGGAGGGCCTGGTTGGGCACCCCGAACAGGTCGGGAATCACCCAGGTGATGGGAAACGCGCTGTACACGCTGTTGACGATCCGCTTCTGGGTCTCGGCGCGGGCGCTGGGAATCGAGATGATCGCCTGCTCGGTGCGGGGCTCGGCGAGCGCGAGGTCAATCGGTCCGATCACCGGAACCCCGTGAACCCGGCGGCCGTGCAGCGCGGGATTGTCGTCATACGCGGCGACCGGCTTCAGGCCGTAGGAGGGGTGGGTCTGAAGGTGGGCAATGGTCAGCGCGGCGGTGTGCCCGGCCCCGATCACGCTGACGGCCCGGCCATACCGGCCCGCCCCGACCAGCAGGCCGCGCACCGCGTACCGCACGAGCAGGGCCAGGGGTAGCGCGAGGGCCCATTCCATCACCACGCCGATGGCGCTGGGCGCAAAACGGGGCAGGGCGAAGGCGGCGGCGACCTGCACGACCGCGATTTGCAGCGTGCCGGTGGTATGCAGGCGCAGTTCCGTCTGGGGCGAACGGCCATACCC carries:
- a CDS encoding oligosaccharide flippase family protein, which encodes MRAKPRSADVARNAGALYIVQIANYVIPLFLLPFLANTLGVVGYGRLATLQTIATYGLVLTDYGFQLSATRKVAAMLEQGQEVQDVYVNVMSSRIILALLATVGMCLAVSFIPYLKLTPSIALALGILVLGNALTPLWLFQGYQRMTLVSVVVLSARVSAAALTLALVRSAQDVGVALWAQTLGTALPVGLALWRAGQLTPRRGARPSLAGMRTELSDGWPIFQTAIFSTLLTNSGILVLGATAGAQVAGGYAAVERVGKGVASMLTPVTQTIYPRVSASFTASYQEGLSVLRRFGLPLLTLSIVLAALMIVTTELGGVEWLFGADYRRFANVLFVLSPWVVFGVLNNLLGIQYLTNVGEASWYATAFTISSLFAFAMFLVLSHRLSFWGVACGLVIGELTLAVLLGWRVWSHWKQRRQVGVPGIL
- the wbaP gene encoding undecaprenyl-phosphate galactose phosphotransferase WbaP, which codes for MSVQRSAPAPLARAGQRAAPAWLRSLFQSLALILGDAASVLLAHALTNALLSFTDQGRVSLKTTLIWLGVWLLWRTYQGLYPGYGRSPQTELRLHTTGTLQIAVVQVAAAFALPRFAPSAIGVVMEWALALPLALLVRYAVRGLLVGAGRYGRAVSVIGAGHTAALTIAHLQTHPSYGLKPVAAYDDNPALHGRRVHGVPVIGPIDLALAEPRTEQAIISIPSARAETQKRIVNSVYSAFPITWVIPDLFGVPNQALQPHNIGSLASVEIRNNLRSLQARGIKRTLDLVGAGVGGLLILPALVLIALAIRLDSPGPIVYRARRLGRDGRSFDCFKFRSMHQDAEARLGEMLDADADLRAEFEATHKLKDDPRVTRAGAFLRKTSLDELPQLANVLLGTMSLVGPRPIVQAEVCKYGDIYAVYKQVRPGMTGYWQANGRSDTSYEERVGMDHFYITNWSPWLDMVILLQTVRVVIRGKGAY